The proteins below are encoded in one region of Hordeum vulgare subsp. vulgare chromosome 3H, MorexV3_pseudomolecules_assembly, whole genome shotgun sequence:
- the LOC123440233 gene encoding uncharacterized protein LOC123440233: MPKGPMTRQRTRTPDPPPAELGLIVSPSSSHVMPQPPTGTQTDACDGDEGAPEEFRIYADEELEEKIKRSSRKQTFALPDGGEKMRKFVYRMRKELDRRRAARPRKVDTGHEQAVQIISGDDPCTLMPPPMENTSNHAPDKLQESVCQVEKELDHRLTAGPGKVDTGDGQAVKIVGGNDSHTLMPPPVDNASNHARVINSEPTDGGLNPLASPNLEGQAVTSTNVGAEEVQPTAYTCPRQKGEDTGNKGQLSQMAMLLEVENFLELNMKQIQKLVEEVKEAPKQEDRFTIEKCVAALEAIEELTDVEKAKALRLFKCSLNREIFMSTKSATVRLIWLKREIDA; encoded by the exons ATGCCGAAAGGTCCGATGACCAGGCAACGGACGCGCACCCCCGACCCTCCGCCGGCGGAGCTGGGGCTCATTGTTTCTCCCTCCTCTTCGCACGTGATGCCGCAGCCCCCTACGGGGACGCAGACGGACGCTTGCGACGGCGATGAGGGGGCCCCGGAGGAGTTCAGGATATACGCCGATGAAGAACTGGAGGAGAAGATCAAGCGCTCGAGCCGCAAACAGACGTTTGCGCTACCCGACGGGGGTGAGAAGATGCGCAAGTTCGTCTACAGGATGAGGAAGGAGCTTGATCGCCGCCGCGCTGCCCGGCCGAGGAAG GTTGACACGGGTCACGAACAGGCGGTGCAGATAATCAGTGGGGATGATCCTTGCACCTTAA TGCCGCCGCCAATGGAGAACACAAGTAATCATGCTCCCGACAAGTTACAGGAGTCCGTCTGCCAGGTGGAGAAGGAACTTGATCACCGACTCACTGCTGGGCCGGGGAAG GTTGACACAGGTGATGGACAAGCGGTAAAGATAGTCGGCGGGAATGATTCCCACACCTTAA TGCCACCGCCAGTGGATAATGCAAGTAATCATGCTAGGGTCATTAACAGTGAGCCTACTGATGGCGGCTTAAACCCTCTTGCCTCTCCTAATCTGGAGGGACAAGCGGTAACAAGTACTAATGTAGGGGCTGAAGAAGTTCAACCCACAGcatacacatgcccaaggcagaaAGGAGAGGATACTGGAAACAAAGGCCAGCTGAGTCAGATGGCCATGCTACTTGAGGTTGAGAATTTCTTAGAATTAAATATGAAGCAAATACAAAAACTGGTGGAAGAAGTTAAGGAGGCGCCCAAGCAGGAGGACAGATTTACAATTGAGAAGTGCGTGGCTGCGTTGGAGGCAATTGAAGAGCTCACTGATGTGGAAAAGGCGAAGGCCTTAAGGCTGTTCAAATGCAGTCTGAACCGTGAGATTTTTATGAGCACAAAGAGTGCAACTGTCCGGCTCATATGGTTGAAAAGGGAAATTGATGCTTAG